In Fragaria vesca subsp. vesca linkage group LG1, FraVesHawaii_1.0, whole genome shotgun sequence, the sequence TCACATTACGACTACAGATCTCATGTTGTGTGGTTTCCTTTTGTACTGTTCTCCACTGCTTCGTAGCTGTAATATGATATTAACTTATTTTAAATTTGTTTGATTACATTTACATTGGACGACATCAGAGTACCCTGTAATTTTAAACCTCAAACTTGTATTCATTGATAATATTAACCTCAATTAAGGTTTTACCCCTGCTCAAACTCATCTTTTCCAGCATTGAATAAGCACTATTCATATATATATATATATATATATATATCTCAATTTTTGTGTATTTCATTGATACACTGGTACGGAAGAGCTATGAAAGAAGAACTAAACTAAATTACACTTAAAAAATCTGAAAAGTTCCAGACCATAAAATTTCTATATTGTTCAAAACTTTTGGTGGTCCCATTAAGAAATCAATCATTCCAATTTGTTACTCTTTAGTACACACCAAGCTTAATGACACTGTCTCATATATTGGTCTCTATTTTAGGAAAAAGCACTGTGGCATGTGCTTTGAGTCAAGGCTTGCACATAAGAGGAAAACTGACCTACATTCTTGATGGTGACAACGTCAGGCATGGTCTAAATCGTGATCTTGGTTTCAAAGCAGAAGATCGTGCAGAAAACATACGAAGAATTGGTGGGTATTTATGTAGTTAAATGTGCAGATTTTCTCTTTTTTGTTTTAATATTCCTTTTACTGATATTGCTAAAAAAAAGCTGAGGTCGCTAAGCTCTTTGCGGATGCTGGCATCATTTGTATTGCTAGTTTAATATCTCCTTACCGAAAGGACCGAGAGGCCTGCCGTGCACTATTTCCAGAAGGAGATTTTATTGAGGTAAGTATCGCTTTTTATAGAAGGATAGGTTTGGTTTGTTATTACCAGCGTAGTGAAGAAAAGACAAGAGCCTGTAGCCAGTAATGAGCTGACATAACTAACATTTCTCAGGTGTTCATGGACGTGCCACTTAATGTATGTGAGAATAGAGATCCGAAGGGCCTCTACAAGCTTGCACGAGCTGGAAAAATCAAAGGTATGTTGTGCTTCATTCCAATAGGGTTTCTTTTTTCTTTTTTTTTGGTCTGTGATTTCTGTTTATAAAGTAAATGAATTTCAAATAAAGGTGTTCAACAGCTATTAGATAAAGATATACATTTCATTTGGAAATTTGAGGAAGCAACTGTATCTCATCATCTGGTGCTATCTTTTGATCTCACTATCATTTTCTATGTTGGGGCATTGTTCCCGACAATGTGAACTCTTACAATTATTTTTTTGGGGAATGAGGAAATCCAAATTTTTAGTATTGTTTTCTACTTATTTACTCAAGTATTTATTTGATGCTTGATGGGTATGATTAAAACGGTGTGTCTTGCTCTCTGTAATTAATAAGTAGTGAGTTTTGTTTGGAACTCTGCAGGTTTTACTGGGGTTGATGATCCATATGAGCCACCACTAAACTGTGAGGTATGTGTGTAAATGAAGATCATGGCATCATGCTTCAGCGAAACTACTATGTTGGAGTTTTTCTCCGTACTTTGTTTTTATCATAAGAAAAAGATTGTCTTCATTGACTGGCTCATTTGCGTGTGATATGCACATACATGAAGTAAAGATCAACTCACATTACCATCTTAACATAAGTATGAGCCAACATTTGGAGGTCAAATGGGTATTTCATCTCCAGTATAGAGGTGGAAGTGTCATTTTCACTGCCACCCTTTCACCAGACACAGCATGTTGTTAGAATGTTGAAATTTGTACCAGAACTTCCGTGTAATGGACCAATTAGAATGAAATTCCGAGGTGGAAGTTTGTGTATGTGATATTGACTTGTAGCATCTCAGTATAACATATTAGAACACTGCAACATTAGCATGACATCAAGCCTTTAATTTTCTGCTTTACCTTCGCTATTCATGTCCTGTTATCCCTTGCTTTCATTGTCTTCCTTTTTTGGCACTTCTGTTATATGTCAAATCTCATAGTGCTCATTTTGCAGATAGTGTTGCAGCAGAAGGGAAGGGATTGCGTCTCCCCAAGTAGTATGGCTGAAACGGTGATATCTTACTTAGAGGAGAAAGGCTATTTGCAGGCCTGATAGCCAAGAAAAGATTCCACTTGCCGAGTGCCAGAGCTGCTCTTGTAACATACTATGCTGCAAAACATCATTTTTTCTTCCAGCTAAAAAGAAAAAAAGTAATTGCAAAATAGAATTTCTCTCCTTTCCCGACTAGGAAATTGCTCGTTTCCTGCGTATTCCGGTTCCAGCAATTTAGTTAATCAATCGATTAAATGAACCTAATTCATTCAAAAGCCACCATCTGAAGTGTGGCTTTTGATCCAAATTACAATAAGTAGTGGAACCTGGGAAAGGAAGATTCTTATGTTTAGTTTAATTATTATTTTTATTTCTTATTTTTTAAATTTTGTCAACCTGAAATAGGAGGTTCATGTATTGGCTGTGTCAGTTTGTATGGGATCAACTCGTGAGATAAAATATTTTTGTTGTAAAGTTGCTCACTGGGTAGTTAGTTTTTACGTATTTTTGCTCAGGAGGTAAATGTCGTTCCTCATATCTATATGATTAGTCACAAATTAGATGAAGAAATTGAAAGAGAAAACCTACTTCCATCATTAGCTATTGGGTGGATCCGTGGATATTCCAAAATGGACGACAAATATTATAGGTCAGAACAACAAGGCATTCGAACAACATAAGGTCTTGAAACTAAGGAAACTGGCGAGTCATTAAAAGACAGACAAAATACAGAGAGATATCTTAACCATATTGGCATCCATAGTTGATAGTTCCATACAAAAAAGAAGACAATGCGAAATGGTGCCGGTGGACATTCCATACATACACAGCCAGAGCCAGCTTCTAGTAAACAATACACATGACAAATCAAACAAGAATGCATGCACAATGTTGAGAACCAATATCAAATGAAAGCAAAACCCATTTCTGCACCTCTATATCTCTGAAGTGACAAGAAGCAGAAAGCAAGCGACATTGTCAAGAACAAGGCGGTTGAGCTTACAGCATTGAAAGTTATGGAGATCCGTCGCTCCTGCAATCCCCAAAGAGTTCTTACAAACCCTCCCAAGCCTTCCACCACCATTGCCACCACATGCGCCATATTCGAACCCGCCTGAGATGCTGCCAAAAGACCAAATGGTTGACTACCCTTTACAGCTTATATCTCTCTTTGAAGCTGGATCTATCTGAGCAAGAGATCAAAGATGGGGAAAAGATGGGGTTTGATAGAGACATTGAGTCTCTGTTTGCTTTTCATCAAAAGGATTGAGTGATGGGGCAGCTGCTTTGAGATGAAGAGACCCTTGCTTCCAAGTTGCTTCCTAGTTATTTGAAAGGAGTGGTAATGCGTAGGCAGATCAGCAGCATGGGCCTGCCTTAGTACTTGGTACAGGGGAAATTAGTATAAAACGAACCGACCCTTGATACACAGGGGCCTTATTTTTCTGGTTTGAGGTCCATTATTGGCAACAGTTTGGTCTTGTTATACAGGACTGCTTGCTATTATCGCAAGCAGGTATATTGTGAAGTTATATTCAAGTACATAAGGAATGAATATCTTGGAATGGTATTGTTACAACTTACAACAAACAGAGGAAGAGAGCAGTCAAAAGTAATCCTTGTGAAACAAATTAATCCTACCACAGATAAAAGATGTTGACTACATAATTAATCCTTTTCAAACAACAAAGATGACAACCACAGAGTGACTTTTAAGTTATCATAATGATCCTCATTTTCTCATGGATCAACATCGATCCAGACACAAAATTCTGCATAATCAAACTCGCTTGACATACTGATTTGCTGCACTATAGAGAGCGGCACTCTAAGTGAATGAATAGATTACCAGTAACTGAGAAGTAACAATGACTGTAGCAAGAAACATCAATGAAAGGGTCCAACCAAATGGCTGCCAACGAAATATTGCCAATTTGATCTCAATTATCATGCGAGCAAACATCATGGGAAACTGCTGCTGAATATTTGTCTACATTTGTTTGTCTGCGATTCTCTACGCTGCCAACACCACAAAAGAAGAGCGCAGGATTACGATACAAGGAGTATGTGACAAATCAAAACAGGCATATCATTTTTTGTGTCTGCCTTTGAACTGCATTTCTCTGGCAATAGAAGGAACACATCTTTCTCCCTTATTGAGCTGTGCAACTCTTTCCTCTTCTCGTTTGGCAGCTTCTTCACTGCTGCCTCTTTTGGACTGCATTTCTTTGGCAATAGAAGGTAGCCATCTCTCTCCCCTAACTTTCTTGAGATCTACAACTCTTTCCTCTTCTCTTTTGGCTGCTTCTTTCGCTGCTGCCTCTTTAGCTTCTAGCCTAGACAATGCTATCTGACATCTATATTTTGCTTCAGACACTATGTCATTCCCATCAACAGCAACAGATTGGATTCGTTGTTTAAACTGCTATCATTTAGACAGATACCAACCATTAACACCAACAGTGAAACTAGTCTTTGAACAACAAAACGATAGGTGCAAATAGGAGCTTATCAATAAACAAACAGACCTTCTTTGATTTCTCATTAATTTCTTTTCCCGGAAGAATTCTCGGTCTCTTCCTAGGTGCTTGTTCCTCTAGCAACGTTCACACAAAACATCATCAACAGGTGATTCTCCTAATCAAACACCAAGTAACTACTACCTAGTAACTTGGTGATAATAAAGACACTACATTTTTGCCAAGAGTGCTAATTACTGAAATCTAGTTCTTGAAAATCTTCGGATCCATAATATAGTGAATATTTCCGGCATTTTCACTTCCCATTATGAAAATTATAGCAAAGCAGTAACTGACACAGCATTATAATCTTCTAAAAGACCTGAAGGGATTCACTTACCCTTATGATCAAAAACTATTCCACGGGGAGCATTTTTGAACAAGCGAACACCAGCTTCCTCCTCATTACTTACAGCTTCATCATCTAGTTCAGGGATAGAACTATGCACTATCTCCAATGACTTCCCTACAATATCATCCAAAAGCTTTTGTGCCTGCAACAATTTAAATACACATATTCACAAATTGAGACATAAAAACATATGCTTCATACTTCAACTTGAAAGTATGCACCCATTAGTCCCTTCCTACCAGATCAAGTGAAAAGAAAGTGAAAGACCTTGATTTGGTAGTGCTTGGGGAGTTTCGTGGGGTTAGAATCTTGGGCAGGTAGCTGGGTTGGTTTGGCGGAGAGGGAGTTGATATAAGAGGTGGCACCTGCTGCGGCGGAGCTAATGGCGGCTTTCCACGCCGCATCTCCATCTTCCTCGCTGCTGCTGCTCATTTAGTTGGACTACCAATTTGGGGTTTTAGATTACTCTCAAATCTGCAGGGTTTTAGAGATGTTGAGGGCTGCTGTGACTTTCAAAAGGTTATTCTTTCACTGACCGTCTGACCCGCCCGACCCGACCAGTTTTCATTTTTATTCTTCTTACATTTTCTTCGAAAATTTCACATAAGTCTTATTTTCAACATTTTCAACATTTTCTTTGGACAGGTGCTAAAAATTACAACGAAAAGTCTCTACGGTAACCATTAGCCAAATTGAGAAGAATCTAATTGAAAGACATTGAACATTTAGGGAAGGACTATCAATCCAAATCATCGATTCACAATAGCTTGATTAGCATCTGCCATGAAATAAGATATTCTCAGACCACCGAAATAGATGCAAGATATCATGGGAACTTTGCTTCTTATGACAACATTGGTGGCAGTTTATATATTTGTAATCAACAAAAAAAAATCTCAAAGTTTGTATGGTTTTTGTAGTTGAATCTTTTAATGACGAAAAAACCATCTTTAAGAGCGTAACACTCAGCAATTGGAACACTGGATGAGTTAAGACGACGTGCACCAACAACTAAGGGTACCCCCAAAGAATCTCTAATCGTGAACCAAGCAGTAACATAAGAAGAGCTGATAGATTCATCAAAGTTAAAGTTCACCCAGTTCGGGGGAGGTGGGATCCAGCAAATAAAATTAGTAGCATGAGAAGTAGGAGCAACAT encodes:
- the LOC101312384 gene encoding adenylyl-sulfate kinase, chloroplastic-like; the protein is MNAVKAARPSSFGLTPSDAEFGSPPPPARLGFVKVNGSNVNMRLSLSGGVDAGSKGLRPIKATEDQTVSVKSDRAAINAFISAVVISAKALFVSSAIEALEAVLLRGKNSHQMSTAGNSTNIVWHKCAVEKVDRQQLLKQKGCVIWITGLSGSGKSTVACALSQGLHIRGKLTYILDGDNVRHGLNRDLGFKAEDRAENIRRIAEVAKLFADAGIICIASLISPYRKDREACRALFPEGDFIEVFMDVPLNVCENRDPKGLYKLARAGKIKGFTGVDDPYEPPLNCEIVLQQKGRDCVSPSSMAETVISYLEEKGYLQA
- the LOC101312672 gene encoding uncharacterized protein LOC101312672, whose product is MSSSSEEDGDAAWKAAISSAAAGATSYINSLSAKPTQLPAQDSNPTKLPKHYQIKAQKLLDDIVGKSLEIVHSSIPELDDEAVSNEEEAGVRLFKNAPRGIVFDHKEEQAPRKRPRILPGKEINEKSKKFKQRIQSVAVDGNDIVSEAKYRCQIALSRLEAKEAAAKEAAKREEERVVDLKKVRGERWLPSIAKEMQSKRGSSEEAAKREEERVAQLNKGERCVPSIAREMQFKGRHKK